One Candidatus Zixiibacteriota bacterium genomic window carries:
- a CDS encoding TonB-dependent receptor → MVGNFSYFDSRGELYTHRDVNGRSYDFNLDGLPEFKQHAYLGGLSSNFTFNERTVLSASFNRFWTRYRQAPEGFLDLYWRDWPGYSDDPDSLKIDDNNYLNDRDYTNPYEAVGFTQGDDYNPTYAFRKTAYNAVAASLLKQVTNTNQLKTGFDYRSYSVDWDKKQFYNDRPYGELYSSRPVYASFFAQDKMEYADFVINVGVRFDYRNADVSYNVTPTDTIARYQKASTKSRWSPRLGVSFPISEKSVMHFNYGIYYQEPRYPYMYTNLQGDVTTGLPLLGNPDLNPEQTSSYEIGVDHLISQNLRLDVTAYAKDISDLVTTRSSVKFLGNAVTNYDNGDYGSVKGFDVAVDKLALGGNFSASVAYTYMRATGNGSYALEPYYTFLTSQTDTLPPVKEYALDFDQRHTLTAMFDYRVGADWHGSLFGVSMPSSWGINMVGYLGSGLPYTKTDSLGNRRGERNEGRLPANYSVDMRFNKDFRFGPSRNLLTFFVEVDNLFNKKNVLNVYTRTGLPDDDRQRVGSGLALNENELNRLDRLYDHDPQNYSAPRTIRTGFELSF, encoded by the coding sequence ATGGTGGGTAATTTCTCGTACTTTGATTCTCGCGGTGAACTGTACACGCATCGCGACGTGAACGGTCGTTCCTATGATTTCAATCTGGACGGCCTGCCCGAGTTCAAGCAACATGCTTACCTCGGCGGCTTGTCGTCCAACTTCACCTTCAATGAACGGACGGTTCTCAGCGCCTCGTTCAACCGATTCTGGACTCGTTACCGGCAGGCGCCGGAAGGTTTTCTGGACCTGTACTGGAGAGACTGGCCCGGCTATTCCGATGACCCCGATTCGCTGAAGATAGATGATAACAACTACCTGAACGACCGGGACTACACGAACCCGTACGAGGCCGTCGGGTTCACGCAGGGGGATGACTACAATCCCACCTACGCCTTCCGAAAGACCGCCTACAACGCCGTGGCGGCCAGCCTGCTCAAGCAGGTGACGAACACCAACCAGCTGAAGACCGGTTTCGACTATCGTAGTTACTCGGTCGACTGGGATAAGAAACAGTTCTATAATGACCGGCCATACGGCGAGCTGTACTCCAGCCGACCCGTCTATGCGTCGTTCTTCGCCCAGGACAAAATGGAGTACGCCGACTTTGTCATCAACGTAGGTGTGCGCTTCGATTACCGGAACGCTGATGTGTCCTATAATGTGACGCCGACCGACACGATCGCTCGCTACCAGAAAGCCAGCACCAAGTCGCGCTGGTCGCCGCGGTTGGGCGTATCGTTCCCGATCAGCGAGAAGTCGGTCATGCATTTCAATTACGGCATCTATTACCAGGAGCCCCGCTACCCTTATATGTACACGAACCTCCAGGGAGATGTCACTACCGGGCTGCCACTCCTGGGAAATCCTGACCTGAATCCGGAACAGACCAGCTCATATGAAATTGGTGTCGATCACCTGATATCCCAGAACCTGCGCCTCGACGTCACCGCGTATGCCAAAGACATTTCCGATCTGGTGACCACCAGGTCGTCGGTGAAGTTCCTTGGCAATGCCGTCACCAATTATGACAACGGTGATTATGGGTCTGTAAAGGGGTTCGATGTTGCGGTCGACAAGCTGGCGCTGGGCGGCAATTTCAGCGCTTCGGTGGCGTATACCTATATGCGGGCCACCGGCAACGGCTCCTATGCTCTGGAGCCCTATTACACCTTCCTGACATCCCAGACCGATACGCTGCCTCCAGTGAAGGAATACGCGCTCGACTTCGACCAACGGCATACGCTGACCGCCATGTTTGACTATCGGGTCGGCGCCGACTGGCATGGCTCGCTGTTCGGCGTCTCGATGCCCTCTTCGTGGGGTATCAATATGGTCGGTTACCTCGGCTCCGGCTTGCCGTACACCAAGACCGACTCGCTGGGGAACCGCCGAGGCGAACGGAACGAAGGACGGCTTCCCGCGAACTATTCGGTCGATATGCGTTTCAACAAGGATTTCAGATTCGGCCCAAGCAGAAACCTTCTCACCTTCTTCGTGGAAGTGGACAACCTGTTCAACAAGAAGAACGTGCTGAATGTCTATACCCGCACCGGACTGCCGGATGACGACCGCCAGCGAGTCGGCTCCGGTTTGGCCCTGAACGAAAACGAGCTCAACCGCCTGGATCGCCTGTACGACCACGATCCGCAGAATTACTCTGCGCCTCGGACGATCCGGACCGGGTTTGAGCTGAGCTTTTGA
- a CDS encoding response regulator has translation MSLETKRSILVVDDEEVIRDFLSEVLEDYAVSLACDGDEAIEKIRQQRYDLVITDLRMPRVPGEEVVRVARLTHNDTKVIVISGYSSLATVSQSVHNGACAFLSKPFSIKELLQTVETALVGG, from the coding sequence ATGTCACTGGAAACCAAACGTTCTATCCTGGTCGTTGATGACGAAGAGGTCATTCGGGACTTTCTGTCCGAGGTTCTCGAGGACTATGCTGTCAGCCTGGCTTGCGATGGTGACGAAGCGATCGAGAAGATCCGCCAGCAGCGCTATGACCTGGTGATCACCGATCTTCGCATGCCCCGTGTGCCGGGCGAAGAGGTGGTTCGGGTGGCGCGACTGACGCATAACGATACCAAGGTCATCGTGATCTCGGGATATTCAAGTCTGGCCACGGTGAGCCAGTCGGTGCACAACGGCGCCTGTGCGTTCCTGTCAAAGCCGTTCAGTATCAAGGAACTGCTACAGACGGTTGAGACCGCCCTGGTGGGAGGTTAA
- a CDS encoding ABC transporter substrate-binding protein: MKSCRWNVVAPVLAAIVLLSTPRAAWSQRIAVLTTDSLTSTQRSVTGEKSVIRAQNPQAEFREFFLKPGVTTEPKILDSIKAFNPGLFLTVGSAATQFAQTNFKSTPVVFCAVMYPVISGFVESFAHPGGNITGSSLSIPADIQFRYFKQIVPKLGRLGVLYTDNTASLIPPTKAIAQQMGLKLVAIKIDNERQLAPALDSLAGNVDGIWSVADPNLFNPQSTKFILINALRRGLPLMGFSRNVVESGALFALDFDYKAIGRQAGELANQILIGASAGSLSVTTPDIIWFHYNEKTAQHMSITIPQELVAIAKEVYR, translated from the coding sequence ATGAAGAGCTGTCGCTGGAACGTTGTTGCACCGGTCCTTGCCGCGATCGTGCTCCTTTCCACACCGCGAGCCGCCTGGAGTCAGCGAATTGCGGTGCTTACTACCGATAGTCTCACGTCCACGCAACGCAGCGTGACCGGTGAAAAATCGGTCATCCGCGCGCAGAACCCCCAGGCCGAGTTTCGCGAGTTCTTCCTCAAGCCGGGCGTGACCACCGAGCCGAAAATCCTCGACTCCATAAAAGCGTTCAATCCGGGTCTCTTTCTGACGGTCGGGAGCGCTGCCACCCAGTTCGCGCAGACCAACTTCAAGAGCACGCCGGTCGTCTTCTGCGCCGTCATGTATCCGGTGATCTCCGGTTTCGTCGAGTCGTTTGCCCATCCGGGAGGGAATATCACGGGCTCTTCGCTTTCGATCCCGGCGGATATCCAATTCCGATACTTCAAACAGATCGTTCCCAAACTGGGCCGGCTGGGTGTCCTCTATACCGACAATACCGCTTCTCTCATCCCGCCCACCAAAGCCATCGCCCAACAAATGGGCCTCAAGCTGGTCGCGATCAAGATCGATAACGAGCGCCAACTGGCGCCGGCGCTGGACTCGCTGGCCGGCAACGTCGACGGTATCTGGTCGGTGGCCGACCCGAACCTGTTCAACCCGCAGTCGACCAAGTTCATTCTGATTAACGCGCTTCGCCGCGGCCTCCCCCTCATGGGCTTTTCGAGGAACGTGGTCGAATCGGGCGCGCTGTTCGCTCTCGATTTCGATTACAAGGCGATCGGACGACAAGCCGGTGAACTGGCCAACCAGATCCTCATAGGAGCTTCCGCAGGATCGCTTTCGGTCACGACGCCCGACATCATCTGGTTCCACTACAACGAGAAGACGGCTCAGCACATGAGCATTACCATTCCGCAGGAACTGGTTGCTATCGCCAAGGAGGTTTATCGATGA
- a CDS encoding ATP-binding protein has protein sequence MNLFGGPRRVSLRTKFVVPISLILVGSMLVISGFLIKKQSESFRRELATSGKTMLRILAINAESGVLFESKYELDELLKAPSRFEAVRYAIITNHDGRVLSQFGTRDTSAVFKDGTAQVPLEDSVSVWYSTRTDRELMILSMPVVTHKKVLDREHLGITGGLDNSFAYTDVTEVIGFIELGMSLEKVNQSIREAQTAAILFSAAIVILTILLIALIVGAVTKPITALVEATDQISRGDLSRRVEVKRNDEIGHLAETFNKMIGSLKQSRDEIEAYNRNLEQKIIERTRQLEETQAQLVQSEKMSAIGQLAAGVAHELNNPLGGILGYAQFTLEKLQKNVPEKTTAKEIQSYVRYLTDIETQSRRCKTIVQNLLRFSRSSRTVDFEEVDVNRAIEDTVTFVEHQLHLNQIELEVTLAPDLPLIQGNTGQLQQVFTNLIINAMHASPPNSVISVISRYSRAIGEFGGAVEVLVGDHGCGIKEEHLKRIFEPFFTTKDVGKGTGLGLSVSYGIVKDHGGEIAVTSKPGEGSTFTVVLPVQKTESATDTKGVRQPSKVL, from the coding sequence ATGAACCTGTTTGGCGGTCCTCGTCGCGTGAGCCTGCGCACCAAGTTCGTAGTGCCGATCTCCCTGATTCTGGTCGGGAGCATGCTGGTAATAAGCGGCTTCCTCATCAAGAAGCAGTCGGAGAGTTTCCGTCGCGAGTTGGCCACGAGCGGCAAGACGATGCTTCGGATCCTGGCTATCAACGCCGAAAGCGGTGTGTTGTTCGAGTCGAAGTACGAGCTGGACGAACTGCTCAAGGCGCCCAGCCGTTTTGAAGCGGTCCGGTACGCCATTATCACCAACCACGACGGCCGCGTACTGTCCCAGTTCGGCACGCGCGACACCAGCGCCGTCTTCAAAGACGGCACCGCTCAAGTGCCGCTCGAAGACAGCGTCTCCGTGTGGTACAGCACTCGAACCGACAGAGAGCTGATGATCCTGTCCATGCCGGTAGTCACCCACAAGAAGGTGCTGGATCGCGAACATCTCGGTATCACCGGCGGTCTCGACAACTCCTTTGCCTATACCGACGTGACTGAAGTGATCGGGTTCATCGAATTGGGCATGAGTCTCGAAAAGGTAAACCAGTCGATCCGGGAGGCACAGACGGCGGCCATCCTGTTCTCGGCTGCCATCGTCATTCTCACAATCCTGTTGATAGCGCTCATTGTGGGCGCGGTTACCAAACCGATCACGGCGCTGGTCGAGGCGACGGATCAGATCAGCCGAGGCGACCTGAGCCGACGCGTCGAGGTTAAGCGGAACGACGAGATCGGCCACCTGGCGGAGACGTTTAACAAGATGATCGGATCGCTCAAACAGTCCCGCGATGAGATCGAGGCATATAACAGAAACCTCGAACAGAAGATCATCGAGCGGACACGCCAACTCGAGGAGACCCAGGCGCAACTTGTGCAGTCCGAAAAGATGAGCGCCATCGGTCAGCTGGCGGCCGGCGTTGCGCACGAGTTGAACAATCCGCTGGGCGGCATCTTGGGCTACGCGCAGTTCACGCTTGAGAAGCTGCAGAAAAACGTCCCGGAAAAAACGACGGCCAAGGAGATACAGAGCTACGTTCGCTACCTGACCGACATCGAGACCCAATCGCGCCGGTGCAAAACAATCGTCCAAAACCTGCTCCGCTTCTCGCGCTCGTCGCGGACGGTCGACTTTGAGGAAGTGGATGTCAACCGGGCCATCGAGGATACGGTGACGTTTGTCGAGCATCAGTTACACTTGAACCAGATCGAACTGGAGGTGACGCTGGCGCCCGATCTGCCGCTCATCCAGGGAAACACCGGGCAGTTGCAGCAGGTATTCACCAACCTGATCATCAATGCCATGCATGCGTCGCCGCCGAACTCAGTGATTTCTGTCATCTCTCGGTACAGTCGGGCGATCGGAGAATTCGGAGGCGCGGTCGAGGTTCTTGTCGGTGACCACGGCTGCGGTATCAAGGAAGAACACTTGAAACGTATATTCGAACCGTTCTTCACCACCAAGGATGTCGGCAAGGGGACCGGCCTGGGGCTGTCCGTAAGCTACGGCATCGTCAAGGACCACGGTGGTGAGATCGCCGTTACCTCCAAACCGGGCGAAGGGTCCACCTTCACGGTCGTCCTGCCGGTACAGAAAACCGAGTCCGCCACCGATACCAAGGGAGTACGCCAGCCGAGCAAGGTGCTGTAA
- a CDS encoding PorV/PorQ family protein translates to MKRLIQIAFVCALAGGVSADFSKVGSAGAQFLKIGVGSRYQGMGEASVAIANDVYSMYWNPAGLVEINNSAIGFTNVNWVLDIDLNYVAYAKNFQDIGVFGVAASILSMDKQEITTFDQQDGTGNQYSASSYAIGVSFARQMTAKFAFGASIKYIGERIHQERSEGLGFDFGTMLYTGFRSLRMGMSMTNLGRDMRFEGPDLDVTFDPQQGQGANSAIGAKLKSTPYDLPLMFRFGLAYDFNLAPKSMLTLSGELKHPNDNVRQEAVGAEFGYNQQFFLRTGYKFNNDEQTIAFGGGLQTNITKGTKLTIDYAWQDFGRLQTAQRFSVGFVF, encoded by the coding sequence ATGAAACGGCTCATACAGATCGCGTTCGTTTGTGCGCTGGCCGGCGGCGTCTCCGCGGATTTCTCCAAGGTCGGCTCGGCCGGCGCCCAGTTCCTCAAGATCGGGGTCGGCTCGCGCTACCAGGGAATGGGAGAAGCATCGGTCGCCATCGCCAACGATGTTTACTCCATGTACTGGAATCCGGCCGGACTGGTGGAGATCAACAATTCGGCCATCGGGTTCACCAACGTGAACTGGGTTCTGGACATCGACCTGAACTACGTCGCCTATGCCAAGAACTTTCAGGATATCGGCGTGTTCGGCGTAGCCGCGTCGATCCTGTCGATGGACAAGCAGGAGATCACCACATTTGACCAACAGGATGGTACCGGCAACCAATACTCGGCATCTTCCTATGCCATCGGGGTATCTTTTGCCCGCCAGATGACGGCCAAGTTCGCTTTCGGCGCCAGCATCAAGTATATAGGCGAGCGGATCCACCAGGAGAGATCGGAAGGTCTCGGTTTTGATTTCGGGACCATGCTGTACACCGGTTTCCGTTCCCTTCGCATGGGCATGAGCATGACCAACCTGGGTCGCGATATGCGTTTCGAGGGACCGGATCTGGATGTTACGTTTGACCCGCAGCAAGGGCAGGGAGCCAACAGTGCGATCGGCGCCAAACTCAAATCGACCCCGTACGATCTGCCGCTCATGTTCCGCTTCGGTCTGGCCTACGATTTCAACCTCGCTCCCAAATCTATGCTGACCTTATCCGGGGAGTTGAAGCACCCCAACGACAACGTCCGCCAGGAGGCGGTCGGAGCGGAGTTCGGTTATAACCAGCAGTTCTTTCTGCGAACCGGCTACAAATTCAACAATGACGAGCAGACCATAGCGTTCGGAGGGGGGCTGCAGACCAACATCACGAAGGGTACCAAGCTGACGATCGACTATGCTTGGCAGGATTTCGGGAGGCTGCAGACGGCACAGCGCTTTTCAGTAGGGTTCGTCTTTTGA
- a CDS encoding response regulator, whose translation MAKILVIDDSKIIRDLLIDFLTEEGHEVDAIGDSAEGIQQALKSRYDVCFCDLHIPKKNGYQVFCEVSAVKPELQFIFTDSLPDKLFQQAQESGVSYCLRKPFDLEQLRDVLHKVLRPVKTK comes from the coding sequence ATGGCAAAAATACTCGTTATCGATGATTCCAAGATCATCCGTGACCTGCTCATCGACTTCCTGACCGAGGAAGGACATGAGGTTGACGCCATCGGCGACAGCGCCGAAGGGATCCAACAGGCGCTGAAATCACGCTACGACGTCTGTTTCTGCGATCTGCACATCCCAAAGAAGAATGGCTATCAGGTGTTCTGCGAGGTCTCCGCAGTGAAACCCGAGCTGCAGTTCATTTTCACGGATTCGCTTCCCGACAAGCTGTTTCAACAGGCCCAGGAATCAGGAGTCTCGTACTGTCTGCGGAAACCGTTTGACCTGGAGCAGCTTCGCGATGTGCTGCACAAGGTTCTTCGACCGGTGAAGACGAAATGA